Within Desulfomonilaceae bacterium, the genomic segment TTCGGTAAGATATACTATAGGCATGTGGTACACTCTACCTGCGGCCTTGGATATATCCGACTGTCTGGTGTCAAGGTTAGCCTGACACATCGGACACATCGTCACCATTATGTCCGCGTCTACCATGAGGGCCATGTCAATGAGC encodes:
- a CDS encoding heterodisulfide reductase, whose amino-acid sequence is LIDMALMVDADIMVTMCPMCQANLDTRQSDISKAAGRVYHMPIVYLTELIGVAFNDPKAKSWFEKHLVSPIPVLAKRGLL